The following are from one region of the Thermoproteus uzoniensis 768-20 genome:
- a CDS encoding hydantoinase B/oxoprolinase family protein — protein sequence MRWELIHRATEYIAEEAGIALRNSAFSPNIRERMDHSVAIVDSEGRIVAQAEHIPVHLGSFHIGVANLLGYLAREGVELEEGDAVLTNDPYISGTHLNDVMVLYPVYWRGRLVAYVASKAHYVDVGGPLPASLNPRAKTIYEEGVVVPPVKILRRGELNKEALSFILENFKTPAAARGDLEAQLAASRVGAARVRDLFEKFGDISGQWGEAVEYGRRLALGEIGKWPAGRYEAVDYLDWRGERLPIRISLDISREGVVADFEGTAGQVEAPLNAVLGVTFSAVSFAVRSAIGGYLPTNHGFYSVIKLKAPEGSLVNPVKPAAVGAGNLETSQRIADVTFLALSKALPGRIPAAGSGTMMNVMMGGVWRGRYWSYYETIGGGSGGRPNGPGVSGVHVNMTNTLNTPIEIAEREYPIRFTAYTIREGSGGRGRYPGGDGIIRAFKVLAPTTLSIIASRLEIGPWGLEGGEPGRPGRITVRRRNGEAATIGSETVELAEGDEVVIETPGGGGYGREKIL from the coding sequence ATGAGGTGGGAGCTGATCCATAGAGCTACCGAGTATATAGCCGAGGAGGCGGGCATCGCGCTGAGGAACTCGGCCTTCTCGCCGAATATCAGGGAGCGCATGGACCACAGCGTGGCGATCGTCGACTCGGAGGGACGTATAGTGGCGCAGGCCGAGCATATACCGGTGCATCTGGGCTCCTTCCACATAGGCGTGGCCAATCTGCTGGGCTATTTGGCCAGAGAAGGCGTCGAGCTCGAGGAGGGCGACGCCGTGTTGACCAACGACCCCTACATCTCGGGGACTCACCTGAACGACGTGATGGTGCTGTACCCGGTGTACTGGCGGGGAAGGCTCGTGGCCTATGTGGCCTCTAAGGCCCACTACGTGGACGTCGGCGGCCCGCTCCCGGCGTCTCTAAACCCCAGAGCCAAGACGATATACGAAGAGGGCGTTGTGGTGCCGCCGGTCAAGATACTGAGGCGCGGCGAGCTTAACAAGGAGGCCTTGAGCTTCATCCTGGAGAATTTCAAGACGCCGGCAGCCGCCCGCGGCGACTTAGAGGCGCAATTGGCGGCGTCCCGCGTAGGCGCGGCGAGGGTCAGAGACCTCTTCGAGAAGTTTGGGGACATCTCCGGGCAGTGGGGCGAGGCCGTCGAGTACGGCAGGAGGCTCGCCCTGGGCGAGATAGGCAAATGGCCGGCGGGCAGATACGAGGCAGTGGACTACCTAGACTGGAGGGGGGAGAGGTTGCCCATAAGGATATCGCTGGACATCTCGCGGGAGGGAGTCGTGGCAGACTTCGAGGGAACTGCGGGGCAAGTCGAGGCGCCCCTCAACGCGGTGCTCGGCGTCACGTTCTCAGCCGTCTCGTTCGCCGTGAGATCCGCCATAGGCGGCTATCTGCCGACCAACCACGGGTTCTACAGCGTTATAAAACTCAAGGCGCCCGAAGGCTCTCTGGTAAACCCGGTGAAGCCGGCCGCCGTGGGGGCCGGCAACCTCGAGACTAGCCAGAGGATAGCCGACGTGACATTTCTAGCGCTCTCCAAGGCCCTGCCCGGCAGAATACCCGCTGCGGGATCCGGCACGATGATGAACGTCATGATGGGCGGCGTGTGGCGCGGCCGTTATTGGTCCTACTACGAGACCATAGGCGGGGGCTCCGGCGGCAGGCCCAACGGTCCCGGCGTGTCGGGCGTCCACGTGAACATGACCAACACCCTCAACACGCCCATAGAAATAGCTGAGCGGGAATACCCCATCAGATTCACCGCGTATACGATCAGAGAGGGTAGCGGAGGACGTGGGAGGTATCCGGGCGGGGACGGCATTATCAGGGCCTTTAAGGTCCTCGCGCCGACAACTCTGTCGATAATAGCCAGCAGGCTGGAGATAGGGCCTTGGGGGCTCGAGGGCGGGGAGCCTGGACGGCCCGGCAGAATAACTGTGAGGAG